In one Gossypium hirsutum isolate 1008001.06 chromosome D09, Gossypium_hirsutum_v2.1, whole genome shotgun sequence genomic region, the following are encoded:
- the LOC107890881 gene encoding kinetochore protein SPC25 homolog: MEIETAQSPKTKMESLRSICDREVRVHQQNLDSFTALFPTSLHFIKALAQDAAQAHVELAKLKANLREAEDELVKVLAAKTRKEAKQMATRDSISAIKARVEEFKRTVQVQKARRDELESIISQESLALAKFEKVRHEIKENGEIHEAISWYNRVLGFQIEGGHGVKFTFNDMNIENPKQEYSLIIRHANDGYSLLDCDPPLNGIGELINELNRTNGLFKFVRITREKFQEAATLGLQPQSTSFRQGSSAISMSCPALSVSTDISESSTKKNEHRVPLQEVNRQVEEVNYRSKSPSKATENKLYDGRFNRYSKKPN, encoded by the exons ATGGAGATCGAAACAGCGCAATCTCCGAAGACGAAAATGGAGTCCCTGAGATCCATCTGCGACAGAGAGGTTCGGGTCCATCAACAGAACCTAGATTCTTTTACGGCCTTGTTTCCCACTTCTCTTCATTTCATCAAGGCCCTGGCGCAGGATGCTGCTCAAGCTCATG TTGAACTCGCAAAATTGAAAGCTAATTTAAGAGAAGCCGAAGATGAGCTTGTCAAAGTTTTAGCAG CGAAGACCCGTAAAGAGGCAAAGCAGATGGCTACGAGGGACTCAATATCTGCTATAAAAGCTAGAGTAGAAGAATTTAAAAGAACCGTCCAAGTACAAAAAGCTAGGAGGGATGAGTTAGAATCAATTATATCTCAAGAATCTCTAG CTTTGGCTAAATTTGAGAAGGTGAGGCATGAAATCAAAGAAAATGGTGAAATCCATGAAGCTATTTCATGGTACAATCGGGTTCTTGGTTTTCAGATCGAAGGTGGTCATG GAGTGAAGTTCACATTCAATGATATGAATATAGAAAATCCAAAGCAAGAATATTCTTTGATCATTCGACATGCAAATGATGGCTACTCCT tgttggattgcgATCCACCCTTGAATGGCATCGGAGAGTTGATTAATGAGTTGAACAGAACAAATGGCTTATTCAAATTTGTTAGAATCACGAGAGAAAAGTTTCAAGAAGCGGCAACTCTTG GATTGCAGCCTCAATCAACAAGTTTTCGTCAGGGCTCTTCTGCGATCTCTATGTCTTGTCCGGCTTTGTCAGTTTCAACTGATATAAGTGAATCTTCCACGAAGAAAAATGAGCATCGCGTGCCACTTCAAGAAGTAAATAGGCAAGTCGAGGAAGTCAACTATAGAAGTAAATCTCCGTCCAAGGCAACTGAAAATAAACTTTATGATGGAAGATTCAATAGATATTCCAAGAAGCCAAATTAG
- the LOC107890880 gene encoding phosphatidylinositol transfer protein 3 isoform X1, with protein sequence MMIHTCVALRPCRPPLISSSKSTLQRPPNCKFSVRNCIRDPNNSQKLVMEVKEKLEKEYYDLPIGENGRDDEDMILWYLKDRRFSVEEAIAKLTKAIKWRQEFGVADLSEDTVKSIAKTGKAYVHDFLDVNDRPVLIVVASKHLPDVHDPRDNEKLCVFLIEKALSKLPAGQEQILGIVDLRGFGTKNADLSYLTFLVIYKLVAEHCWELGHCICLPGTKNADLSYLTFLLDVFYYYYPKRLGEVLFVEAPFVFQPMWQLTKPLLKSYASMVKFCSTETVRKEYFTEETLPISFRD encoded by the exons ATGATGATCCATACGTGTGTAGCTCTTCGTCCGTGTCGGCCTCCCTTGATTAGTTCATCTAAGTCGACCCTTCAACGCCCTCCAAACTGCAAATTCTCTGTTCGAAACTGTATCAGAGACCCAAACAACTCACAGAAG TTAGTTATGGAAGTTAAGGAGAAGCTTGAAAAGGAATATTATGATCTGCCAATTGGAGAAAATGGAAGAGATGACGAAGACATGATTCTATGGTATCTTAAGGACAGGAGATTTTCTGTCGAAGAAGCTATTGCTAAGTTGACAAAAGCTATT AAATGGCGTCAAGAATTTGGAGTTGCTGATTTATCTGAAGATACTGTGAAAAGTATAGCCAAGACTGGAAAAGCCTATGTGCATGACTTTCTTGATGTTAATGACAGACCAGTGCTCATTGTGGTGGCATCCAAGCACCTTCCTGAT GTGCATGATCCTCGTGACAATGAGAAATTATGTGTGTTTTTGATTGAGAAGGCATTGAGCAAGCTTCCAGCTGGGCAAGAACAAATACTTGGAATAGTTGATCTCCGGGGCTTTGGCACCAAAAATGCAGATCTCAGTTATTTAACTTTCTTGGTAATTTATAAATTAGTTGCAGAACATTGTTGGGAACTTGGTCATTGTATTTGTCTCCCTGGCACCAAAAATGCAGATCTCAGTTATTTAACTTTCTtg CTTGATGTATTTTACTATTACTATCCAAAGCGGTTGGGTGAAGTTCTCTTTGTGGAAGCTCCTTTCGTATTTCAGCCAATGTGGCAGCTGACAAAGCCCTTGTTAAAATCATACGCTTCTATG GTGAAATTTTGCTCCACGGAAACTGTCAGGAAGGAATACTTCACAGAAGAAACCTTACCAATCAGCTTTAGAGACTGA
- the LOC107890880 gene encoding uncharacterized protein isoform X4, with product MMIHTCVALRPCRPPLISSSKSTLQRPPNCKFSVRNCIRDPNNSQKKWRQEFGVADLSEDTVKSIAKTGKAYVHDFLDVNDRPVLIVVASKHLPDVHDPRDNEKLCVFLIEKALSKLPAGQEQILGIVDLRGFGTKNADLSYLTFLVIYKLVAEHCWELGHCICLPGTKNADLSYLTFLLDVFYYYYPKRLGEVLFVEAPFVFQPMWQLTKPLLKSYASMVKFCSTETVRKEYFTEETLPISFRD from the exons ATGATGATCCATACGTGTGTAGCTCTTCGTCCGTGTCGGCCTCCCTTGATTAGTTCATCTAAGTCGACCCTTCAACGCCCTCCAAACTGCAAATTCTCTGTTCGAAACTGTATCAGAGACCCAAACAACTCACAGAAG AAATGGCGTCAAGAATTTGGAGTTGCTGATTTATCTGAAGATACTGTGAAAAGTATAGCCAAGACTGGAAAAGCCTATGTGCATGACTTTCTTGATGTTAATGACAGACCAGTGCTCATTGTGGTGGCATCCAAGCACCTTCCTGAT GTGCATGATCCTCGTGACAATGAGAAATTATGTGTGTTTTTGATTGAGAAGGCATTGAGCAAGCTTCCAGCTGGGCAAGAACAAATACTTGGAATAGTTGATCTCCGGGGCTTTGGCACCAAAAATGCAGATCTCAGTTATTTAACTTTCTTGGTAATTTATAAATTAGTTGCAGAACATTGTTGGGAACTTGGTCATTGTATTTGTCTCCCTGGCACCAAAAATGCAGATCTCAGTTATTTAACTTTCTtg CTTGATGTATTTTACTATTACTATCCAAAGCGGTTGGGTGAAGTTCTCTTTGTGGAAGCTCCTTTCGTATTTCAGCCAATGTGGCAGCTGACAAAGCCCTTGTTAAAATCATACGCTTCTATG GTGAAATTTTGCTCCACGGAAACTGTCAGGAAGGAATACTTCACAGAAGAAACCTTACCAATCAGCTTTAGAGACTGA
- the LOC107890880 gene encoding CRAL-TRIO domain-containing protein C3H8.02 isoform X2 gives MMIHTCVALRPCRPPLISSSKSTLQRPPNCKFSVRNCIRDPNNSQKLVMEVKEKLEKEYYDLPIGENGRDDEDMILWYLKDRRFSVEEAIAKLTKAIKWRQEFGVADLSEDTVKSIAKTGKAYVHDFLDVNDRPVLIVVASKHLPDVHDPRDNEKLCVFLIEKALSKLPAGQEQILGIVDLRGFGTKNADLSYLTFLLDVFYYYYPKRLGEVLFVEAPFVFQPMWQLTKPLLKSYASMVKFCSTETVRKEYFTEETLPISFRD, from the exons ATGATGATCCATACGTGTGTAGCTCTTCGTCCGTGTCGGCCTCCCTTGATTAGTTCATCTAAGTCGACCCTTCAACGCCCTCCAAACTGCAAATTCTCTGTTCGAAACTGTATCAGAGACCCAAACAACTCACAGAAG TTAGTTATGGAAGTTAAGGAGAAGCTTGAAAAGGAATATTATGATCTGCCAATTGGAGAAAATGGAAGAGATGACGAAGACATGATTCTATGGTATCTTAAGGACAGGAGATTTTCTGTCGAAGAAGCTATTGCTAAGTTGACAAAAGCTATT AAATGGCGTCAAGAATTTGGAGTTGCTGATTTATCTGAAGATACTGTGAAAAGTATAGCCAAGACTGGAAAAGCCTATGTGCATGACTTTCTTGATGTTAATGACAGACCAGTGCTCATTGTGGTGGCATCCAAGCACCTTCCTGAT GTGCATGATCCTCGTGACAATGAGAAATTATGTGTGTTTTTGATTGAGAAGGCATTGAGCAAGCTTCCAGCTGGGCAAGAACAAATACTTGGAATAGTTGATCTCCGGGGCTTTGGCACCAAAAATGCAGATCTCAGTTATTTAACTTTCTTG CTTGATGTATTTTACTATTACTATCCAAAGCGGTTGGGTGAAGTTCTCTTTGTGGAAGCTCCTTTCGTATTTCAGCCAATGTGGCAGCTGACAAAGCCCTTGTTAAAATCATACGCTTCTATG GTGAAATTTTGCTCCACGGAAACTGTCAGGAAGGAATACTTCACAGAAGAAACCTTACCAATCAGCTTTAGAGACTGA
- the LOC107890880 gene encoding CRAL-TRIO domain-containing protein C3H8.02 isoform X5 gives MMIHTCVALRPCRPPLISSSKSTLQRPPNCKFSVRNCIRDPNNSQKKWRQEFGVADLSEDTVKSIAKTGKAYVHDFLDVNDRPVLIVVASKHLPDVHDPRDNEKLCVFLIEKALSKLPAGQEQILGIVDLRGFGTKNADLSYLTFLLDVFYYYYPKRLGEVLFVEAPFVFQPMWQLTKPLLKSYASMVKFCSTETVRKEYFTEETLPISFRD, from the exons ATGATGATCCATACGTGTGTAGCTCTTCGTCCGTGTCGGCCTCCCTTGATTAGTTCATCTAAGTCGACCCTTCAACGCCCTCCAAACTGCAAATTCTCTGTTCGAAACTGTATCAGAGACCCAAACAACTCACAGAAG AAATGGCGTCAAGAATTTGGAGTTGCTGATTTATCTGAAGATACTGTGAAAAGTATAGCCAAGACTGGAAAAGCCTATGTGCATGACTTTCTTGATGTTAATGACAGACCAGTGCTCATTGTGGTGGCATCCAAGCACCTTCCTGAT GTGCATGATCCTCGTGACAATGAGAAATTATGTGTGTTTTTGATTGAGAAGGCATTGAGCAAGCTTCCAGCTGGGCAAGAACAAATACTTGGAATAGTTGATCTCCGGGGCTTTGGCACCAAAAATGCAGATCTCAGTTATTTAACTTTCTTG CTTGATGTATTTTACTATTACTATCCAAAGCGGTTGGGTGAAGTTCTCTTTGTGGAAGCTCCTTTCGTATTTCAGCCAATGTGGCAGCTGACAAAGCCCTTGTTAAAATCATACGCTTCTATG GTGAAATTTTGCTCCACGGAAACTGTCAGGAAGGAATACTTCACAGAAGAAACCTTACCAATCAGCTTTAGAGACTGA
- the LOC107890880 gene encoding phosphatidylinositol transfer protein 3 isoform X3: protein MLVMEVKEKLEKEYYDLPIGENGRDDEDMILWYLKDRRFSVEEAIAKLTKAIKWRQEFGVADLSEDTVKSIAKTGKAYVHDFLDVNDRPVLIVVASKHLPDVHDPRDNEKLCVFLIEKALSKLPAGQEQILGIVDLRGFGTKNADLSYLTFLVIYKLVAEHCWELGHCICLPGTKNADLSYLTFLLDVFYYYYPKRLGEVLFVEAPFVFQPMWQLTKPLLKSYASMVKFCSTETVRKEYFTEETLPISFRD, encoded by the exons ATG TTAGTTATGGAAGTTAAGGAGAAGCTTGAAAAGGAATATTATGATCTGCCAATTGGAGAAAATGGAAGAGATGACGAAGACATGATTCTATGGTATCTTAAGGACAGGAGATTTTCTGTCGAAGAAGCTATTGCTAAGTTGACAAAAGCTATT AAATGGCGTCAAGAATTTGGAGTTGCTGATTTATCTGAAGATACTGTGAAAAGTATAGCCAAGACTGGAAAAGCCTATGTGCATGACTTTCTTGATGTTAATGACAGACCAGTGCTCATTGTGGTGGCATCCAAGCACCTTCCTGAT GTGCATGATCCTCGTGACAATGAGAAATTATGTGTGTTTTTGATTGAGAAGGCATTGAGCAAGCTTCCAGCTGGGCAAGAACAAATACTTGGAATAGTTGATCTCCGGGGCTTTGGCACCAAAAATGCAGATCTCAGTTATTTAACTTTCTTGGTAATTTATAAATTAGTTGCAGAACATTGTTGGGAACTTGGTCATTGTATTTGTCTCCCTGGCACCAAAAATGCAGATCTCAGTTATTTAACTTTCTtg CTTGATGTATTTTACTATTACTATCCAAAGCGGTTGGGTGAAGTTCTCTTTGTGGAAGCTCCTTTCGTATTTCAGCCAATGTGGCAGCTGACAAAGCCCTTGTTAAAATCATACGCTTCTATG GTGAAATTTTGCTCCACGGAAACTGTCAGGAAGGAATACTTCACAGAAGAAACCTTACCAATCAGCTTTAGAGACTGA
- the LOC107890879 gene encoding uncharacterized protein isoform X2, whose translation MWCASASAPFSHVASSLSSSFHFRVSLFRRPYNDQRERTEQPRNAKVLKLKGFLRRQNVLCATLKDQSPYTEIKPVDSELLSDNPDPEDITPVGLSSVHFDGSDGRPGFISFYNRQYKSDDEVISNVQRNQNSLLWFIGPAVLVASFILPSLYLRRILSMIFEDSLLTDFLILFFTEALFYCGVAIFLLLIDRLRRPTGLDSTAETLASHLGQRISSVAILVLSLITPMVTMGLVWPWTGPAASATLAPYLVGIVVQFAFEQYARYQKSPSWPVIPIIFQVYRLHQLNRAAQLVTALSFTVKGAEMTTYNMAINSSLGTLLNVLQCLGVICIWSLSSFLMRFYPSTTRIT comes from the exons ATGTG GTGtgcttcagcttctgctccattTTCCCACGTCGCTTcttccctttcttcttcttttcatttcCGG GTAAGCTTGTTTAGAAGACCATATAATGACCAACGAGAGAGGACAGAACAGCCCAGAAATGCTAAAG TGCTGAAGTTGAAGGGGTTTCTAAGGAGACAAAATGTACTTTGCGCTACTTTGAAAGACCAATCTCCGTACACTGAGATCAAACCTGTTGATTCAGAACTGTTAAGTGACAATCCTGATCCTGAAGATATAACTCCGGTTGGCTTATCATCTGTTCATTTTGACGGAAGTGATGGAAGACCtggttttatttcattttacaaTCGCCAATACAAAAGCGACGATGAAGTCATTTCCAATGTGCAGAGGAATCAGAACAGCTTGCTATGGTTTATTGGTCCTGCTGTTCTTGTGGCATCTTTCATTTTGCCCTCACTTTATTTACGTAGGATACTTTCAATGATATTTGAGGACTCCTTATTAACAG ATTTTCTCATATTGTTCTTCACAGAAGCACTTTTCTATTGTGGTGTTGCCATTTTTCTTCTGTTAATTGATCGTCTAAGGAGGCCTACTGGACTAGATTCTACAGCAGAAACCTTGGCCTCTCACTTAGGTCAACGCATCTCTTCTGTTGCTATTCTTGTGCTTAGTCTCATAACTCCCATGGTGACAATGGGTCTAGTCTGGCCCTGGACTGGTCCCGCAGCATCTGCTACTCTCGCCCCTTACCTGGTTGGTATTGTTGTCCAGTTTGCCTTTGAGCAGTATGCAAGATATCAGAAGTCACCTTCATGGCCTGTCATCCCGATAATTTTCCAA GTTTACAGATTGCATCAGCTGAATAGAGCTGCTCAACTAGTGACAGCCCTGTCATTCACAGTGAAAGGTGCTGAAATGACTACATACAACATGGCAATAAACAGCTCTTTGGGAACACTTTTGAATGTACTCCAGTGCCTTGGGGTTATCTGCATTTGGTCACTCTCAAGTTTCCTCATGAGGTTCTACCCTTCCACCACCAGGATTACATAG
- the LOC107890879 gene encoding uncharacterized protein isoform X1 gives MAFRCASASAPFSHVASSLSSSFHFRVSLFRRPYNDQRERTEQPRNAKVLKLKGFLRRQNVLCATLKDQSPYTEIKPVDSELLSDNPDPEDITPVGLSSVHFDGSDGRPGFISFYNRQYKSDDEVISNVQRNQNSLLWFIGPAVLVASFILPSLYLRRILSMIFEDSLLTDFLILFFTEALFYCGVAIFLLLIDRLRRPTGLDSTAETLASHLGQRISSVAILVLSLITPMVTMGLVWPWTGPAASATLAPYLVGIVVQFAFEQYARYQKSPSWPVIPIIFQVYRLHQLNRAAQLVTALSFTVKGAEMTTYNMAINSSLGTLLNVLQCLGVICIWSLSSFLMRFYPSTTRIT, from the exons ATGGCTTTTAGGTGtgcttcagcttctgctccattTTCCCACGTCGCTTcttccctttcttcttcttttcatttcCGG GTAAGCTTGTTTAGAAGACCATATAATGACCAACGAGAGAGGACAGAACAGCCCAGAAATGCTAAAG TGCTGAAGTTGAAGGGGTTTCTAAGGAGACAAAATGTACTTTGCGCTACTTTGAAAGACCAATCTCCGTACACTGAGATCAAACCTGTTGATTCAGAACTGTTAAGTGACAATCCTGATCCTGAAGATATAACTCCGGTTGGCTTATCATCTGTTCATTTTGACGGAAGTGATGGAAGACCtggttttatttcattttacaaTCGCCAATACAAAAGCGACGATGAAGTCATTTCCAATGTGCAGAGGAATCAGAACAGCTTGCTATGGTTTATTGGTCCTGCTGTTCTTGTGGCATCTTTCATTTTGCCCTCACTTTATTTACGTAGGATACTTTCAATGATATTTGAGGACTCCTTATTAACAG ATTTTCTCATATTGTTCTTCACAGAAGCACTTTTCTATTGTGGTGTTGCCATTTTTCTTCTGTTAATTGATCGTCTAAGGAGGCCTACTGGACTAGATTCTACAGCAGAAACCTTGGCCTCTCACTTAGGTCAACGCATCTCTTCTGTTGCTATTCTTGTGCTTAGTCTCATAACTCCCATGGTGACAATGGGTCTAGTCTGGCCCTGGACTGGTCCCGCAGCATCTGCTACTCTCGCCCCTTACCTGGTTGGTATTGTTGTCCAGTTTGCCTTTGAGCAGTATGCAAGATATCAGAAGTCACCTTCATGGCCTGTCATCCCGATAATTTTCCAA GTTTACAGATTGCATCAGCTGAATAGAGCTGCTCAACTAGTGACAGCCCTGTCATTCACAGTGAAAGGTGCTGAAATGACTACATACAACATGGCAATAAACAGCTCTTTGGGAACACTTTTGAATGTACTCCAGTGCCTTGGGGTTATCTGCATTTGGTCACTCTCAAGTTTCCTCATGAGGTTCTACCCTTCCACCACCAGGATTACATAG
- the LOC107890878 gene encoding pentatricopeptide repeat-containing protein At1g73400, mitochondrial, which produces MRRIRFAYLFSALKTPNSFLCNCKHNPSIYGNLLTVARMPIHPPFTVPSFCSNATALDSRLTDVAKVYATVMDNSNAYDNMEKSLDQLGVPLTTPLVLELLQRLSLEEKLAFRFFTWAASQQDYAHQPQAYNQMIDILSSTKYKVKQFRIVCDMLDYMKRSNRNAVPVEVLLHILRQYAEKHLTHLQKFAKKKKIRVKTQPEINAFNLLLDALCKCSLVEDAEVLFRRMKGRVKPDANSYNILFFGWCRVRNPKRGMSVLEEMIQLGHTPDNFTYNTAIDAFCKAGMVTEAAELFEFMRTKGSTMSSPTAKTYSIMIVALMHNNRMEECFELIGHMMNSGCLPDVSTFKELIEGMSSAGKVEEAYKFLEEMGNKGYPPDIVTYNCFLKVLCDNKKCDEALRLYQRMIDVGCMPSVQTYNMLISMFFQIGDLDGVFETWQEMDRRGCAQDIDTYCIMIDGLFSCNKVEDACFVLEDIINKGLKLPYPKFDSFLMQLSAIGNLQAIHKLSEHMRKFYNPAMARRFALNQKRKSVSLRGK; this is translated from the coding sequence ATGAGAAGAATTCGTTTCGCATATCTCTTTTCCGCTCTCAAAACCCCTAATTCCTTCCTCTGCAATTGCAAACATAATCCATCAATTTATGGGAATTTGTTAACCGTTGCACGAATGCCCATTCACCCACCCTTTACAGTCCCCTCATTTTGCTCCAATGCAACTGCCTTGGATTCCCGTCTTACTGATGTGGCTAAGGTGTATGCGACTGTAATGGATAACTCTAATGCATATGATAATATGGAGAAATCGCTTGACCAACTCGGTGTCCCATTAACTACGCCTTTGGTTCTTGAGCTTCTGCAAAGGCTTTCACTTGAGGAGAAACTAGCTTTCAGGTTCTTTACATGGGCTGCGAGTCAACAAGATTATGCCCATCAGCCTCAAGCTTATAATCAAATGATTGACATTTTGTCCAGTACAAAGTATAAGGTTAAACAATTTCGGATTGTCTGCGATATGCTTGATTATATGAAGAGGTCTAACAGAAATGCTGTCCCCGTTGAAGTTTTGCTTCACATTTTGAGACAATATGCTGAAAAGCATTTGACCCATCTTCAGAAATTTgctaagaagaagaagataagagTGAAAACGCAGCCAGAGATCAACGCTTTTAACTTGCTGTTGGATGCTTTGTGTAAATGTAGTTTGGTTGAGGATGCTGAGGTTCTGTTTAGGAGAATGAAAGGGAGAGTTAAACCAGATGCTAATTCGTACAATATATTGTTTTTCGGTTGGTGTAGGGTTAGGAATCCGAAACGAGGAATGAGCGTTCTGGAAGAAATGATCCAGTTGGGCCATACTCCTGATAATTTTACATACAATACTGCTATTGATGCGTTCTGCAAAGCAGGAATGGTGACTGAGGCAGCTGAACTTTTCGAGTTTATGAGAACAAAAGGGTCAACCATGTCTTCTCCCACTGCAAAAACTTATTCAATCATGATTGTGGCTTTAATGCATAACAAcagaatggaagaatgctttgaGCTTATAGGTCATATGATGAATAGTGGTTGCCTACCTGATGTGTCCACTTTCAAGGAATTGATCGAAGGGATGTCCTCAGCAGGGAAGGTTGAGGAAGCTTACAAGTTCTTGGAAGAGATGGGAAATAAAGGTTACCCGCCTGATATAGTTACTTACAATTGTTTCCTCAAGGTCCTTTGCGACAATAAAAAGTGCGATGAAGCTTTGAGGCTATATCAAAGAATGATTGATGTGGGTTGTATGCCGAGTGTGCAAACTTATAATATGTTGATTTCAATGTTCTTTCAGATAGGTGATCTTGATGGGGTGTTTGAGACTTGGCAAGAGATGGATAGGAGGGGATGTGCACAAGACATTGACACTTATTGCATCATGATTGATGGGCTCTTCAGCTGCAATAAAGTGGAAGATGCTTGTTTTGTTTTGGAAGATATCATAAATAAGGGATTGAAATTACCGTACCCAAAGTTTGACTCGTTTTTGATGCAGCTTTCAGCTATTGGTAACCTCCAAGCCATCCACAAGCTTTCTGAACATATGAGGAAGTTTTACAATCCTGCTATGGCAAGACGTTTTGCCTTGAATCAGAAGAGGAAGAGTGTGAGTTTAAGAGGGAAGTAA
- the LOC107890877 gene encoding glutamate decarboxylase 5, with translation MTDPFATSLQRVFLYISYASLYIYSPRYTYFPTCSTAKKETMLAATNATEEHVHSTFASRYVRAPVPRFKMPEKSIPKDAAYQVIHDELMLDGNPRLNLASFVTTWMEPECDKLMMAAINKNYVDMDEYPVTTELQNRCVNMIANLFHAPVGEEETAVGVGTVGSSEAIMLAGLAFKRRWQHKRKTEGKPTDNPNIVTGANVQVCWEKFARYFEVELKEVKLKEGYYVMDPEQAVELVDENTICVAAILGSTLTGEFEDVKTLNDLLMKKNEETGWGTPIHVDAASGGFIAPFLYPDLEWDFRLPLVKSINVSGHKYGLVYAGVGWVVWRNKEDLPDDLVFHINYLGSDQPTFTLNFSKGSSQIIAQYYQFLRLGFEGYKNIIENCMENMKVLKQGIQNTGRFNILSKDIGVPLVAFSLKDSSKHTVFEIAENLRRFGWILPAYTMPANAQHVAVLRAVIREDFSHGLAKRLVAHIEQVLKEMDGLPSRLQHKKTERETQEEVFRYWKRLVDRKRAGVC, from the exons ATGACGGATCCGTTTGCCACTTCTCTCCAACGTGTCTTCCTTTACATATCTTACGCTTCCCTGTATATATACTCTCCCAGATATACCTATTTTCCTACATGTTCAACTGCAAAAAAAGAAACAATGTTGGCAGCTACAAACGCAACAGAGGAGCATGTGCACTCCACTTTTGCTTCTAGATACGTTCGCGCTCCTGTTCCAAG GTTCAAGATGCCGGAAAAGTCGATTCCAAAGGACGCGGCGTATCAAGTAATACATGATGAGCTTATGCTGGATGGAAATCCGAGGTTGAACTTGGCTTCATTTGTTACAACATGGATGGAACCTGAGTGTGATAAGCTTATGATGGCTGCAATTAATAAGAACTATGTTGACATGGATGAATACCCTGTCACCACTGAACTCCAG AATCGATGTGTAAACATGATTGCAAACCTGTTCCATGCTCCGGTTGGGGAAGAAGAGACAGCAGTAGGTGTGGGAACAGTTGGTTCCTCTGAGGCTATAATGCTGGCTGGATTAGCTTTTAAAAGGAGGTGGCAACATAAGAGAAAAACAGAGGGAAAACCCACTGATAATCCCAACATAGTCACGGGAGCTAACGTGCAG GTTTGCTGGGAGAAGTTTGCAAGGTATTTTGAGGTAGAGCTGAAGGAAGTAAAGCTGAAAGAGGGATATTACGTTATGGACCCAGAACAAGCGGTAGAGCTAGTAGATGAGAACACCATATGTGTAGCAGCTATTTTGGGATCAACGCTGACAGGAGAGTTTGAGGACGTGAAGACGTTGAATGACCTCCTTATGAAGAAAAATGAGGAGACTGGTTGGGGCACCCCCATCCATGTAGACGCTGCCAGCGGAGGATTTATTGCTCCTTTTCTTTACCCGGATCTCGAGTGGGATTTCCGGCTGCCTTTAGTGAAGAGCATCAATGTGAGTGGCCACAAATATGGCCTCGTCTATGCTGGTGTTGGTTGGGTTGTTTGGAGGAACAAAGAGGATTTGCCCGATGATCTTGTCTTTCACATCAACTACCTTGGCTCTGATCAACCCACTTTCACCCTCAACTTCTCCAAAG GCTCTAGTCAAATAATTGCTCAGTATTACCAGTTTCTACGCCTTGGTTTTGAG gGGTACAAGAACATAATTGAGAACTGCATGGAGAATATGAAAGTGCTTAAACAAGGCATACAGAACACCGGGAGGTTTAACATATTGTCAAAGGATATAGGAGTACCGCTGGTGGCCTTTTCTCTAAAAGATAGCAGCAAACATACAGTGTTCGAGATAGCCGAGAACTTGCGAAGGTTTGGATGGATCCTTCCGGCTTATACAATGCCTGCCAATGCACAGCACGTGGCTGTCCTCCGAGCAGTGATCCGAGAAGATTTCAGCCATGGGCTGGCGAAAAGACTGGTGGCACACATTGAGCAAGTCCTCAAGGAAATGGATGGCCTCCCGAGTCGCCTTCAACATAAGAAGACCGAAAGAGAAACTCAGGAAGAGGTCTTTAGGTACTGGAAACGCCTTGTAGATCGCAAGAGAGCTGGAGTCTGTTGA